Proteins encoded by one window of Chrysiogenes arsenatis DSM 11915:
- the fumC gene encoding class II fumarate hydratase encodes MATRVEKDTMGEIAVPENAYWGAQTQRSMQNFAVGKERMPQEVIRAFVLLKKSVALVNHELKKLESEKCRAIVAACQALLDGQHDDQFPLVVWQTGSGTQSNMNVNEVIANLATELLGGNFRTQKLIHPNDHVNMSQSSNDTFPTAMHIAAVLEVEQRLLPALDHLRVIFQQKSDAFDSIVKIGRTHLQDATPITLGQEMSGYVSMLEHSREHIIDALRYLRELAIGGTAVGTGLNAHPRLGELVSQKLTELTGVQFISAPNKFHSLTSHDALTFASGANKGLAANLMKIANDVRWLASGPRCGLGEITIPENEPGSSIMPGKVNPTQSEMVTMVACQVFANDTAIAFGASQGNFELNVFKPLIIYNFLQSVRLLSDAMVSFADHCVVGLEPDRDRIEHHLHNSLMLVTALNPHIGYDKAALIAKTAHKEQLTLKEAALQLGLLTSDEFDAYVIPGKMVRPEADS; translated from the coding sequence ATGGCTACGAGAGTTGAAAAGGATACGATGGGGGAAATTGCAGTTCCAGAGAATGCCTACTGGGGTGCGCAAACACAGCGCAGTATGCAAAATTTTGCAGTAGGCAAAGAGCGTATGCCTCAGGAAGTAATTCGCGCATTTGTGCTGCTCAAGAAAAGCGTTGCGCTTGTTAATCATGAGCTTAAAAAGTTAGAGAGCGAAAAGTGTCGTGCTATTGTAGCTGCATGTCAGGCGCTGCTTGATGGTCAGCACGATGATCAGTTTCCACTGGTTGTCTGGCAAACTGGTAGCGGCACCCAGAGTAATATGAATGTCAATGAGGTGATTGCCAATCTAGCGACGGAACTACTGGGTGGTAACTTCCGTACGCAGAAGCTTATTCATCCGAACGACCATGTAAATATGTCGCAAAGCTCAAACGATACCTTTCCAACGGCAATGCACATTGCGGCTGTTTTAGAAGTAGAGCAGCGCCTACTCCCAGCATTGGATCATTTGCGAGTAATATTTCAGCAGAAGTCAGATGCGTTTGATTCAATTGTGAAGATCGGGCGTACACATTTGCAGGACGCGACGCCGATCACGCTTGGACAGGAAATGAGCGGGTATGTTTCCATGTTGGAGCATAGCCGTGAGCATATTATTGATGCTTTGCGCTATTTGCGTGAGCTCGCTATTGGTGGCACCGCTGTTGGAACAGGGTTAAATGCACATCCTCGTCTTGGCGAACTTGTATCACAAAAGCTCACTGAACTGACAGGGGTGCAATTTATTTCGGCACCGAATAAATTCCATTCGTTGACGTCTCACGATGCTTTAACGTTTGCGAGTGGCGCTAACAAAGGGTTAGCGGCAAATCTTATGAAAATAGCCAATGATGTTCGTTGGTTGGCTAGTGGGCCGCGTTGTGGACTTGGGGAAATTACCATTCCAGAAAACGAACCAGGAAGTTCCATTATGCCTGGCAAGGTCAATCCAACACAGTCAGAGATGGTCACGATGGTGGCATGCCAAGTATTCGCCAATGATACGGCGATTGCTTTCGGTGCGTCGCAGGGAAATTTTGAGCTGAATGTTTTTAAGCCCCTCATTATATATAACTTTCTGCAAAGCGTCCGATTGTTGTCGGATGCGATGGTCTCTTTTGCCGATCATTGTGTGGTCGGGTTGGAGCCAGATCGGGATCGTATTGAGCATCATTTACACAACTCATTAATGTTAGTAACCGCACTCAATCCGCATATCGGGTACGATAAGGCCGCTTTAATCGCAAAAACAGCTCACAAGGAGCAGTTAACGCTTAAAGAGGCTGCGTTACAGTTGGGGTTGCTTACGTCCGACGAGTTTGATGCCTATGTTATTCCAGGGAAAATGGTACGTCCCGAAGCTGATTCGTAA
- a CDS encoding ComEA family DNA-binding protein: protein MKFLFVIFMLLTLFTVAMAKVNVNTATVQDLMTVKGIGQKTAEAIVEYRAANGPFASIDDLVSVKGIGPASLKRFSDALEVSPTAPSEPLAPVAPTVSQ, encoded by the coding sequence ATGAAATTTTTGTTTGTGATTTTCATGCTTTTGACTTTGTTTACAGTCGCAATGGCAAAAGTGAATGTTAACACGGCTACGGTACAGGATTTGATGACGGTAAAGGGGATTGGTCAGAAAACAGCTGAAGCAATCGTGGAGTATCGTGCAGCAAACGGTCCATTTGCCAGTATTGATGACTTGGTAAGTGTGAAAGGCATCGGGCCGGCCAGTCTTAAGCGGTTTTCTGATGCTTTAGAAGTGTCTCCCACCGCTCCAAGTGAGCCGCTTGCCCCTGTGGCGCCGACGGTGTCGCAGTAG
- a CDS encoding helix-turn-helix domain-containing protein, which produces MNISEIIGRKIRIIRKSKRLSSEKLGLAVGIEGSYIRQIETGKRKLNILILERLADALNVNLAALFDPQLPIEKKELPVEERLDLAIVPVFEGFSPQPEAYTSPNAAIDFFPVPQLMTQGIEKPAESCFWVRINSEDFQPLLRRGDLVLLNRRVNFPLLDGVPALTYHNGAPFLGRVTNAGGLSLLISTNLDGKSVSLPVTSEEGEGCYCFEVVWKANKFI; this is translated from the coding sequence ATGAACATTTCAGAAATTATTGGCCGCAAAATCCGGATCATCCGTAAAAGTAAACGTCTTTCATCTGAAAAGTTGGGTTTGGCTGTTGGGATCGAAGGATCGTACATTCGTCAAATTGAGACTGGAAAGCGGAAGCTTAATATCCTTATTCTTGAAAGATTAGCGGATGCGTTGAATGTCAACTTGGCGGCATTATTTGATCCGCAATTGCCAATTGAAAAAAAGGAATTGCCAGTTGAAGAGCGACTTGATCTTGCAATCGTGCCGGTTTTTGAAGGCTTTTCTCCACAACCTGAAGCATATACTTCACCGAATGCCGCGATTGATTTCTTCCCAGTACCGCAATTGATGACGCAAGGGATTGAAAAACCAGCTGAGTCGTGCTTTTGGGTTCGTATCAACAGTGAAGATTTCCAGCCACTTTTACGCCGTGGCGACTTAGTATTATTGAATCGTCGTGTGAACTTTCCGCTGCTTGATGGCGTTCCCGCATTGACCTACCATAATGGTGCACCATTTTTAGGACGGGTGACAAATGCTGGTGGGCTTTCTCTGCTTATTTCAACGAACCTTGATGGCAAATCGGTATCGCTGCCAGTAACGAGTGAAGAGGGTGAAGGTTGCTACTGTTTTGAAGTTGTATGGAAAGCGAATAAATTTATTTAA
- the ettA gene encoding energy-dependent translational throttle protein EttA, translating into MSHEPNKIIYSMMRVSKAYNNKQVIKNISLSYFYGAKIGVLGLNGSGKSSLLRIMAGVDKDFNGEAVLSPGYSVGYLEQEPLVDCTKTVREVVEEGVQETVDLLREFEEINAAFADPDADMEKLCDRQAKVQDKLDALEAWDLDSRLEMAMDALRCPPGDASVSVLSGGERRRVALCRLLLQKPDILLLDEPTNHLDAESVAWLEHHLQSYPGTIIAVTHDRYFLDNVAGWILELDRGEGIPWKGNYSSWLDQKQERLRREEKSESNRQKTLERELEWIRMSAKGRHAKSQARISAYEKLLGEEGEKRAKDLELYIPPGPRLGDVVIDADNLSKAYGDRLLVEGLSFQLPPGGIVGIIGPNGAGKSTLFRMITGAEKPDSGTIRIGETVKLAYVDQSRELDPKKSIWEEITDGQDQLKLGSQLVNSRAYVARFNFSGSDQQKKVSEISGGERNRVHLAKMLKEGANVILLDEPTNDLDVNTMRALEEALENFAGCAVVISHDRWFLDRLATHILAFEGDSRAVWFEGNYSEYEADRKKRLGGEAAVPKRIKYRQLTR; encoded by the coding sequence ATGAGTCATGAACCGAATAAAATCATCTATTCAATGATGCGCGTCAGCAAAGCGTACAACAACAAACAAGTGATCAAAAACATCTCCCTGTCGTATTTCTACGGTGCCAAAATCGGTGTACTCGGGCTGAATGGTTCCGGGAAATCGTCGCTGTTGCGGATTATGGCTGGAGTTGACAAAGATTTTAACGGCGAAGCAGTTCTTTCGCCGGGTTATAGCGTCGGGTATCTGGAGCAGGAACCGCTGGTTGACTGCACAAAAACCGTACGCGAAGTCGTTGAAGAAGGGGTGCAGGAAACCGTCGATCTGCTGCGCGAATTTGAAGAAATTAACGCGGCGTTTGCCGATCCCGATGCTGATATGGAAAAGCTTTGCGATCGTCAAGCTAAAGTACAGGATAAACTCGACGCCCTCGAAGCGTGGGATCTTGATTCGCGCCTTGAAATGGCAATGGATGCGCTACGCTGCCCGCCGGGCGATGCTTCCGTCAGCGTGCTCTCTGGTGGCGAACGTCGCCGAGTGGCACTCTGCCGTTTGCTGCTGCAAAAACCGGATATCCTCCTGCTCGACGAACCGACGAACCACCTTGACGCCGAATCAGTCGCGTGGCTGGAGCACCACCTGCAAAGCTATCCCGGCACCATCATCGCAGTAACCCACGACCGGTATTTCCTCGATAACGTAGCCGGATGGATTCTGGAGCTAGATCGTGGCGAAGGAATTCCGTGGAAAGGGAACTATTCTTCGTGGCTTGATCAGAAACAGGAACGTCTGCGCCGTGAAGAAAAATCAGAATCCAACCGTCAAAAAACTCTTGAGCGCGAACTGGAATGGATTCGCATGAGCGCCAAAGGGCGTCACGCCAAAAGTCAGGCGCGTATCAGTGCGTATGAAAAACTGCTCGGCGAAGAGGGCGAAAAGCGCGCCAAAGATCTGGAACTCTATATCCCACCAGGACCACGCCTTGGCGATGTGGTTATTGATGCTGATAACCTCTCCAAAGCATACGGCGACCGTTTGCTGGTCGAAGGGCTTTCGTTTCAACTACCGCCGGGGGGTATTGTCGGGATTATCGGCCCGAACGGGGCGGGGAAATCGACCCTGTTCCGCATGATTACCGGCGCCGAAAAACCCGACAGTGGCACGATTCGCATTGGCGAAACCGTAAAGCTGGCCTACGTTGACCAGAGTCGTGAGCTTGACCCGAAAAAAAGCATCTGGGAAGAGATCACCGATGGGCAGGATCAGCTCAAACTCGGCTCACAACTCGTCAATTCACGCGCCTACGTCGCCCGTTTTAACTTTTCGGGCAGTGATCAACAAAAGAAAGTTTCGGAAATATCCGGTGGAGAACGCAACCGCGTACACTTGGCAAAAATGTTAAAAGAAGGGGCGAACGTCATTCTGCTCGATGAACCGACGAACGACCTTGACGTCAACACCATGCGTGCGCTCGAAGAAGCGCTGGAAAACTTTGCCGGTTGTGCTGTAGTCATCAGCCACGACCGCTGGTTCCTTGACCGTCTGGCAACGCATATCCTTGCCTTTGAAGGCGATAGCCGCGCAGTATGGTTTGAAGGAAACTATTCCGAATACGAAGCCGATCGCAAAAAACGCCTAGGCGGCGAAGCAGCCGTACCGAAACGAATCAAATATCGGCAATTGACGCGGTAG
- the ruvB gene encoding Holliday junction branch migration DNA helicase RuvB — MSHEERLITPQTLSDDPQEYSLRPTRLHEYIGQARVKENMEVFINAAKGRDESLDHILFSGPPGLGKTTIANIIAQEMGVNIRSTSGPVIEKSADLAAILTNLQAGDVLFIDEIHRMSTAIEEVLYPAMEDFQLDIVIGQGPAARSIKIDLPRFTLIGATTRAGLLSAPFRDRFGVHSRLEFYSAEELFAIIIRSARLLAIPVDDAGAKELARRSRGTPRIANRLLRRVRDFAQIVGQGVITEEIARYALAKLEVDNAGLDYLDRKLLLALIEKFDGGPVGLETLAAYAAEEKGTIEDVCEPYLIQQGLLQRTPRGRVATLAAYRHLGIPCDKTPTAPADPTLFDEK; from the coding sequence GTGTCGCACGAAGAACGCCTTATCACCCCACAAACGCTCAGCGATGACCCGCAGGAGTATTCGCTGCGGCCAACGCGATTACATGAATACATTGGTCAAGCGCGGGTGAAAGAAAACATGGAAGTGTTCATCAATGCTGCCAAAGGGCGCGATGAGTCACTTGACCATATCCTTTTTTCCGGCCCTCCAGGACTGGGAAAAACCACGATTGCTAACATTATTGCGCAGGAAATGGGGGTTAACATCCGTTCTACGTCGGGGCCGGTGATTGAAAAATCAGCCGATCTGGCAGCGATTTTAACCAACCTACAAGCCGGCGACGTGCTCTTTATCGACGAAATTCACCGTATGAGCACAGCCATTGAAGAGGTGCTCTATCCTGCGATGGAGGATTTTCAGCTCGATATCGTGATTGGTCAGGGGCCGGCAGCGCGCAGTATTAAAATTGACCTGCCCCGCTTTACACTTATTGGCGCTACCACACGCGCAGGTTTACTGAGCGCGCCTTTTCGTGATCGTTTTGGCGTGCATAGTCGCTTGGAATTTTATTCAGCCGAAGAGTTGTTTGCGATTATTATCCGCTCAGCTCGGCTGTTGGCGATTCCGGTTGACGATGCTGGAGCAAAAGAGCTCGCACGCCGTTCGCGCGGCACACCGCGCATTGCAAATCGGTTACTGCGACGTGTGCGCGATTTTGCACAAATTGTTGGCCAAGGCGTTATTACCGAAGAAATTGCCCGGTATGCACTGGCAAAACTAGAAGTCGATAACGCTGGGCTTGATTATCTCGACCGTAAGCTTCTGCTCGCGCTTATTGAAAAATTTGACGGTGGCCCAGTCGGACTAGAGACGCTAGCGGCCTATGCCGCAGAAGAGAAAGGGACAATTGAAGATGTCTGCGAGCCGTATCTGATTCAGCAAGGACTGTTGCAGCGCACACCGCGTGGTCGCGTGGCGACGTTAGCGGCGTATCGCCATCTGGGAATTCCCTGCGATAAAACGCCAACAGCGCCGGCAGATCCGACGCTGTTTGACGAAAAATAA
- the elbB gene encoding isoprenoid biosynthesis glyoxalase ElbB produces the protein MANKKICVVLAGCGVYDGAEIQEAVLTLLALERGGASVTCAAPNINQMHVINHLTGEVTSETRNVLVESARIARGAVQELSTIDASQFDGIIFPGGFGVAKNLCTFAVDGALCSVNPDIERVLRDFAAAGKVIGGLCIAPALLAKVLGSSGVTVTIGTDEGTAAEIEKTGAKHQALPVDGVSIDTAHKVVTTPAYMLGQSVGEVAVGVEKMVAEFLRLA, from the coding sequence ATGGCTAACAAGAAAATTTGTGTCGTCCTTGCCGGTTGCGGCGTCTATGATGGTGCCGAAATTCAAGAAGCCGTTCTCACACTCCTTGCCCTTGAGCGCGGTGGAGCAAGCGTCACATGCGCTGCCCCAAACATCAACCAGATGCATGTCATCAATCACCTGACTGGGGAAGTCACGAGCGAAACGCGCAATGTGTTAGTTGAATCAGCGCGTATTGCACGTGGCGCGGTTCAGGAGCTTTCCACTATCGATGCCAGTCAGTTTGATGGGATTATTTTTCCCGGTGGATTTGGGGTGGCAAAAAATCTTTGCACTTTCGCCGTCGATGGAGCGTTGTGCAGCGTCAACCCCGACATTGAGCGGGTGCTACGCGACTTTGCGGCAGCGGGAAAGGTTATCGGCGGGCTCTGTATCGCTCCCGCTTTGCTGGCTAAAGTGCTTGGTTCATCTGGCGTTACCGTTACTATTGGCACAGATGAAGGCACGGCTGCCGAGATTGAAAAAACTGGTGCCAAACACCAAGCCCTTCCCGTGGACGGCGTCAGCATTGACACCGCCCATAAAGTCGTCACCACACCTGCGTACATGCTTGGCCAATCGGTTGGCGAAGTGGCTGTTGGAGTTGAAAAAATGGTTGCCGAGTTTTTGCGATTGGCGTAG
- a CDS encoding protein-export chaperone SecB, whose product MSSLGGIHLLGTLLEGVNYRTRPRYQLKDVTGQQEMQMNFNTSHLKLDDENRYKVSLVTSLVFTEEKTAPFVLEVVISGIFALQGEYDADDMAVVLNVNCPSLLLPYSREMVSNLTLRSEYGVITLPSVNFMQLYQARKKAEAAKENAESVSPAQ is encoded by the coding sequence ATGAGTTCACTCGGAGGCATTCATCTTCTCGGAACATTACTGGAAGGGGTTAACTACCGCACACGTCCACGTTATCAGCTCAAAGATGTTACCGGACAGCAAGAAATGCAGATGAATTTTAACACCTCGCATCTCAAACTCGACGACGAAAATCGTTACAAGGTGAGCCTTGTGACCTCACTGGTTTTTACTGAAGAAAAAACGGCACCTTTTGTCCTTGAAGTGGTGATTTCTGGAATTTTTGCACTACAGGGAGAATATGATGCCGATGATATGGCGGTAGTCCTCAATGTGAACTGCCCTTCTCTACTACTTCCTTATAGCCGTGAAATGGTGTCAAACCTTACGCTTCGTAGTGAATATGGCGTAATTACTCTACCGAGTGTCAACTTTATGCAGCTCTATCAGGCACGCAAAAAAGCGGAAGCCGCCAAAGAAAATGCTGAGTCCGTCTCACCCGCGCAGTAG
- a CDS encoding ArsR/SmtB family transcription factor has translation MNDKAVRTMAQMYKALGDPTRLQIIAKLSQQRERCVSDLVREFTLSQPTISTHLKVLREEGYLIERRDGKNTFYSLNVFSPNPEIRTIIGLVSAQLLTRE, from the coding sequence ATGAACGATAAAGCAGTTCGGACGATGGCTCAGATGTACAAGGCGCTCGGTGATCCCACACGATTGCAAATTATTGCCAAATTGTCGCAACAACGGGAACGGTGTGTCAGCGATTTGGTGCGGGAATTTACTCTCAGTCAACCTACGATTAGCACGCACCTGAAAGTATTGCGTGAAGAAGGGTATTTGATTGAGCGTCGCGACGGAAAAAACACGTTTTATTCGCTGAATGTTTTTTCACCAAATCCAGAGATTCGTACTATCATCGGGCTTGTCAGTGCGCAGTTATTGACGCGCGAGTAG
- a CDS encoding GAF domain-containing protein translates to MENSELIHLIRQVLDNKVSKSELALIADKETRLLVQKIYFMGMEKRIAYSSLNDLRINYDKMVNALSCSIRLLQLYDHPMPLADACQCALQVIGREMDFQNGSIFLPDQGRLRLVATYRREDRVAKAVEGSGDEVPTFAFGEGVTGWVAQYREIAFVTDVEKDKRFAPRRDARVMVGSLVSVPLISGDELLGAMNFSHPNTSYFSEGDMRIFHVLGEFVSYFLDHTYYINQLIESHPANLVPNGMADAVEQRVNSLIPRVQRASAHINAGIDPELGDDIQSLLEEIVELRQMLKRDKG, encoded by the coding sequence ATGGAAAATAGCGAACTTATCCATCTGATCCGCCAAGTCTTAGACAACAAAGTTTCCAAAAGCGAATTGGCGTTAATTGCCGACAAAGAGACCCGCCTGTTGGTGCAAAAAATTTATTTCATGGGGATGGAAAAGCGGATTGCGTACAGCTCGCTCAATGACCTGCGGATCAATTATGATAAAATGGTCAATGCTCTGTCGTGCTCTATTCGTTTATTGCAACTCTACGATCACCCTATGCCTCTGGCTGACGCCTGCCAATGCGCTCTTCAGGTTATTGGTCGTGAAATGGATTTCCAAAATGGATCGATATTTCTGCCCGACCAAGGTCGCTTGCGCTTAGTCGCCACGTATCGACGTGAAGATCGTGTTGCCAAAGCGGTTGAAGGGTCTGGCGATGAAGTTCCGACGTTTGCTTTCGGCGAAGGGGTGACTGGTTGGGTAGCGCAATATCGCGAAATTGCCTTTGTAACCGATGTAGAAAAAGATAAGCGCTTTGCGCCTCGGCGCGACGCACGCGTGATGGTCGGTTCATTGGTTTCGGTTCCTCTTATTTCCGGCGATGAACTTTTGGGTGCAATGAATTTTTCTCATCCCAATACAAGCTATTTTTCAGAAGGGGATATGCGAATTTTCCATGTTCTTGGAGAATTTGTTTCCTACTTCCTTGATCACACATATTACATCAATCAACTGATTGAAAGTCACCCGGCAAACCTCGTTCCGAACGGCATGGCCGATGCGGTTGAGCAACGGGTGAATTCACTCATCCCTCGAGTGCAGCGCGCTTCTGCCCATATCAATGCGGGGATTGATCCAGAGTTGGGTGATGATATTCAATCACTGCTCGAAGAAATTGTCGAACTGCGCCAGATGCTGAAACGCGATAAGGGGTAA
- a CDS encoding HDOD domain-containing protein, protein MSRLSEIIQVTDSFPSPSGVIAEIIEVLGDPKANFQKIANSISTDPNLSGKVVGMANSAFYARGSECTTVQNAIMRIGMDSLSGLVLGTFAGQVISNDPELETRLKSFWEHSLCVAVLGKSIGARLAIPFADLGYVAGILHDIGKMGMFLVDREKYSQMLAESKGSEEELCRLELAEFGVDHAEAGSYIATKWKLPAGIQAAITYHHTVSQIPKEFSRYASLIAVTALSNDIAHQIASSLYQTTIVWSPDPVALDLLGIDEPFSAGLIEAHRNLAEKVTSLVSELI, encoded by the coding sequence ATGAGTAGATTATCAGAGATTATTCAGGTTACCGATTCCTTCCCCAGTCCGTCAGGGGTAATTGCCGAAATTATTGAAGTGTTGGGCGACCCGAAAGCCAATTTCCAGAAAATTGCAAATTCTATTTCTACTGATCCCAACCTAAGCGGCAAAGTGGTTGGCATGGCCAATAGTGCTTTTTATGCTCGCGGTTCCGAATGTACGACGGTTCAAAATGCGATTATGCGCATTGGTATGGACTCGCTGAGTGGGCTTGTACTGGGTACCTTTGCCGGACAGGTAATTAGTAACGACCCAGAACTCGAAACACGGCTGAAAAGTTTTTGGGAGCATTCATTGTGTGTCGCGGTGTTAGGGAAATCGATTGGCGCTAGGCTGGCGATACCTTTTGCTGACCTTGGTTATGTCGCCGGCATTCTGCACGATATTGGCAAGATGGGGATGTTTTTGGTTGATCGTGAAAAGTACTCGCAGATGCTTGCCGAATCGAAGGGAAGCGAAGAGGAGTTATGCCGGCTTGAGCTGGCTGAATTCGGTGTCGACCACGCTGAGGCCGGTTCGTATATTGCCACGAAGTGGAAACTTCCCGCTGGGATTCAGGCCGCCATTACTTATCATCATACGGTAAGTCAGATTCCAAAAGAATTCAGTCGATATGCCAGCCTGATTGCGGTAACGGCACTGTCAAATGACATTGCACACCAAATCGCCTCCAGCCTCTATCAGACGACAATTGTTTGGTCGCCAGATCCCGTTGCGCTAGACCTCCTCGGTATCGACGAGCCTTTTTCTGCTGGTCTCATTGAAGCACACCGCAATTTGGCAGAAAAGGTAACTTCACTTGTATCGGAGCTTATATAA